A window from Nitrospirota bacterium encodes these proteins:
- a CDS encoding putative toxin-antitoxin system toxin component, PIN family, with translation MGKGEKVVIDTNIFISAFGWGGNPLHIIELLEQKKLINCTSEEILNELNCALSYPKLDFPQKLQTYILEFVLAHSNIYKTEKHLKIATDPGDNKFLECAVSANAKFIITGDKKLLSIKQFKNVKITNADDFLKERNYK, from the coding sequence GTGGGCAAGGGCGAAAAAGTAGTAATTGATACTAATATTTTCATTTCTGCCTTTGGATGGGGCGGCAACCCGCTGCATATAATTGAATTATTAGAGCAAAAGAAATTAATAAACTGCACCTCGGAAGAAATACTCAACGAACTCAACTGCGCACTTTCTTATCCAAAGCTTGATTTTCCCCAGAAACTTCAGACATATATCTTAGAATTTGTTCTTGCGCATTCCAACATCTATAAAACAGAGAAACATTTGAAGATTGCGACTGACCCCGGAGATAACAAGTTTTTAGAATGTGCTGTCTCTGCTAATGCTAAATTTATAATCACTGGTGATAAAAAACTTTTGTCTATAAAACAATTTAAAAATGTGAAAATAACCAATGCAGACGATTTTCTTAAAGAAAGAAACTATAAATGA
- a CDS encoding RluA family pseudouridine synthase, which translates to MTKTTYNIPSGAKPERLDIYLSLKTGLSRGRIQNHIKQGLVQVNSKTQKASYKIRQGDRIEVAVSDEPENTLVPEDIPVDIIYEDEHIIVVNKPPGLVVYPAAGHESGTLMNALIFRCKKLAPTGAPLRPGVVHRLDKDTSGVMVLAKNDSAYLNLCRQFRERTVEKQYIALLYGNLKNNTGEINAPIGRAASDRKKMSVRTKKGKEAITRYDVIKRFKSAMLAKVSILTGRTHQIRVHLASAGHPVLGDKTYGKKVEVNAEAKKKFLFSRQMLHAHSLKIKHPVSLEPLEFTAPMPEDIKKAVAELSG; encoded by the coding sequence ATGACTAAGACCACTTATAACATCCCTTCCGGCGCAAAGCCTGAGCGCCTTGATATTTATCTCTCTTTAAAAACCGGATTATCGCGCGGGCGCATTCAGAATCACATAAAGCAGGGGCTTGTGCAGGTTAATTCAAAAACGCAAAAGGCAAGTTATAAAATACGGCAGGGCGACAGGATAGAGGTTGCTGTGTCGGACGAGCCTGAAAATACGCTTGTTCCCGAAGATATTCCAGTAGACATTATTTATGAAGATGAACACATAATAGTTGTCAACAAACCTCCGGGCCTGGTGGTCTATCCTGCGGCAGGCCATGAGAGCGGCACCCTTATGAATGCCCTGATTTTCAGGTGTAAAAAACTCGCCCCAACAGGCGCGCCGTTAAGGCCCGGGGTGGTGCATAGGCTTGATAAAGATACATCAGGCGTTATGGTCCTTGCAAAAAATGACAGCGCATATTTAAATCTCTGCAGGCAATTCAGGGAAAGGACCGTTGAAAAACAGTACATTGCGCTTTTGTACGGCAACCTTAAAAATAATACCGGAGAGATAAACGCGCCAATAGGCAGGGCGGCTTCAGACAGGAAAAAAATGTCTGTCAGGACAAAAAAAGGCAAAGAGGCAATTACCCGCTATGATGTAATCAAAAGATTCAAATCAGCAATGCTTGCGAAGGTCAGCATTCTTACCGGAAGGACGCATCAGATAAGGGTGCATTTAGCATCAGCAGGGCATCCGGTGCTTGGGGATAAAACATACGGAAAAAAGGTTGAAGTTAATGCTGAGGCGAAGAAAAAATTTTTATTTTCAAGGCAAATGCTTCATGCGCACAGTTTAAAAATTAAACACCCGGTAAGCCTTGAACCGCTGGAATTTACCGCCCCTATGCCTGAGGATATTAAAAAGGCAGTTGCAGAATTAAGCGGCTGA
- a CDS encoding cytochrome c biogenesis protein ResB has protein sequence MEDKEKTKPESSPVSDISDKIWDFFTSVKLTIVILIIIALTSIIGTIIEQDAEPEKNIQLLAKFFGDSMAPTFYNIFLKLDFMNMYHSWWFIALLLLFCVNLIVCTLDRLPKTLKIINAPMKPMGETVIKTLPVKKELRVNAGLAAAKDAFLNSLSAAGFRVFEATEGDSVELYTQKGRYSRLGLYIVHLSIFLIFIGAIIGARFGFNAMLNIPEGGTSDIAYQRGGKQIPLGFTVKCNWYRTDYYGDTDMPQEFQSELVIIDSGREILTKVIEVNSPLTYKGITFYQSSYGLMSDVEGVFILKVTPRGGQETTINAKLGDTFVIPGTNVKVEIVNFSPALAKDPMTGKLFTYNEKMMVNPAVGVRVSEPGKPEYTGWIMRRYPETGVLPDGNKITLDDYWGVEYTGLQVSRDPGVGIIYFAAIIMSLGLFMAFFMSNRKLWIRLTGEKGAVRVALGGTASKNRLSFEKDVEKILSNATHSIEGSPQIPAHRGRSKK, from the coding sequence TTGGAAGACAAAGAAAAAACCAAACCAGAGAGCAGTCCTGTATCTGATATTTCTGATAAAATCTGGGATTTTTTTACATCGGTCAAGCTTACAATAGTCATTCTTATCATTATTGCTCTTACCTCAATCATCGGGACCATCATAGAGCAGGACGCAGAACCCGAAAAAAATATCCAACTGCTTGCAAAATTTTTTGGCGACAGCATGGCGCCTACGTTTTACAACATTTTTTTAAAGCTTGATTTTATGAATATGTACCATTCGTGGTGGTTTATTGCCCTCCTTCTGCTTTTTTGCGTTAACCTCATCGTATGCACTCTTGACAGGCTGCCCAAGACGCTGAAGATTATCAATGCGCCGATGAAACCCATGGGAGAAACGGTTATAAAAACACTTCCGGTTAAAAAAGAACTGCGGGTCAACGCCGGTCTTGCAGCGGCAAAGGATGCGTTTTTAAACAGCCTCAGCGCCGCAGGATTCCGGGTATTTGAAGCAACAGAAGGAGATTCGGTTGAGCTTTATACGCAAAAAGGCAGATATAGCCGGCTTGGGCTTTATATTGTCCACTTAAGTATTTTCCTTATATTTATCGGCGCAATTATCGGCGCAAGATTCGGGTTTAATGCAATGTTGAATATCCCGGAAGGTGGCACATCGGATATAGCGTATCAACGAGGCGGAAAGCAGATACCATTAGGGTTTACCGTGAAATGCAATTGGTACAGGACAGATTATTACGGCGATACGGATATGCCACAGGAATTCCAGAGCGAGCTTGTCATAATTGACTCCGGCAGGGAAATTTTAACAAAGGTTATTGAGGTCAACAGCCCGCTTACATATAAAGGCATAACTTTTTACCAGTCAAGCTATGGACTGATGTCAGATGTAGAGGGGGTATTTATCCTGAAAGTTACGCCGCGCGGCGGACAGGAAACCACCATCAATGCAAAATTAGGCGACACCTTTGTAATTCCCGGGACAAATGTTAAGGTTGAGATTGTAAATTTTTCTCCGGCCCTTGCTAAAGACCCGATGACGGGGAAACTGTTTACTTACAATGAAAAGATGATGGTCAATCCTGCTGTCGGGGTGCGGGTCAGCGAGCCCGGCAAACCGGAATATACAGGCTGGATAATGCGGCGCTATCCTGAAACAGGCGTACTGCCTGACGGGAATAAGATTACGCTTGATGATTACTGGGGCGTTGAGTACACAGGGCTCCAGGTCTCCAGAGACCCCGGCGTTGGAATTATCTACTTTGCAGCCATAATCATGAGCCTTGGGCTGTTCATGGCGTTTTTTATGAGCAATAGAAAATTGTGGATAAGGCTTACCGGAGAGAAAGGCGCCGTAAGAGTTGCTCTCGGAGGCACTGCCAGCAAAAACAGGCTTTCTTTTGAGAAAGATGTAGAGAAAATATTATCAAATGCAACACATTCAATTGAGGGTTCACCTCAGATTCCGGCACACAGGGGAAGGAGTAAAAAATGA
- the ccsB gene encoding c-type cytochrome biogenesis protein CcsB, with the protein MSSAIFFDISGLSYVLAMVVYVVFLASRKNAVGAAATTITIFGLASQTIALILRWVDSYAFWVASSPASGVVLSLLRSAPLRNLYESLIFFVWCLIFIHLIVEFKYKLRSLGAFVTPLAALTLVFIDISGTSKDIQPLVPALQSNWLLFHVLISFLGYAAFGVSFGAGMAHLILLTESRNEKSYIFWSIIVGIFITVLAAMGLDFLNAPPAKPDEIIKSYFLTSTFKSASGGVAVISWISALAIILVIWRFGLGLKKILSGLSLTTDMLEEITYKSIAVGFPLFTVGGLLMGAIWANSAWGKYWSWDPKETWSLITWFVYALYIHARFVKGWRGKKVAVLAVVGFIAVFFTYIGVNLWLSGLHAYGSE; encoded by the coding sequence ATGAGCAGCGCTATATTTTTTGACATATCAGGTTTGTCGTATGTGCTTGCGATGGTGGTTTATGTCGTCTTTCTTGCCTCACGCAAGAATGCCGTGGGTGCAGCAGCCACGACTATAACAATATTCGGCCTTGCCTCTCAGACGATTGCATTAATACTCAGATGGGTTGATTCCTATGCTTTCTGGGTGGCAAGTTCACCGGCAAGCGGAGTAGTTCTGTCACTCTTAAGAAGCGCCCCGCTTAGAAACCTTTATGAATCACTCATTTTCTTTGTCTGGTGCCTTATTTTTATACACCTGATAGTGGAATTTAAATACAAACTCCGCTCACTCGGCGCCTTTGTCACGCCGCTTGCGGCGCTTACGCTGGTTTTTATTGACATATCAGGCACATCAAAAGACATCCAGCCGCTGGTCCCTGCCCTTCAGTCCAACTGGCTGCTTTTCCACGTGCTTATAAGCTTCCTTGGATATGCCGCATTCGGCGTATCGTTTGGCGCTGGAATGGCGCATCTGATTCTGCTGACAGAGTCAAGGAATGAAAAGTCCTACATTTTCTGGAGCATTATCGTAGGAATTTTCATAACTGTGCTTGCTGCCATGGGACTTGATTTTTTAAACGCGCCTCCGGCTAAACCCGATGAGATTATCAAGAGCTACTTTCTTACATCTACCTTCAAAAGCGCCTCCGGCGGAGTGGCTGTGATAAGCTGGATTAGTGCACTTGCAATTATACTTGTTATCTGGAGATTCGGGCTTGGCCTTAAGAAAATTCTTTCCGGGCTTTCGCTGACGACAGATATGCTGGAGGAGATTACTTACAAAAGCATTGCAGTCGGGTTCCCGTTGTTTACGGTCGGCGGGCTCCTGATGGGCGCCATATGGGCCAACAGCGCATGGGGAAAATACTGGAGTTGGGACCCGAAAGAGACATGGTCGCTGATAACATGGTTTGTCTATGCCCTTTATATTCATGCCCGTTTTGTAAAAGGCTGGAGGGGCAAAAAAGTTGCAGTGCTCGCTGTTGTCGGTTTTATAGCGGTGTTTTTTACTTACATCGGGGTTAATCTCTGGCTGTCAGGGCTTCATGCCTATGGTAGCGAGTAA
- the recN gene encoding DNA repair protein RecN, with translation MLKEIHIKNLAIIDDITIEFGDRLTVLTGETGAGKSIIIDALCLALGERASGEIIRSGEKEALVEAFFDVPLKNLNQKSRQILSDTGTDTCDGLIMKRIVSAQGKNRAYINDFMTSVQTLSDISRNIIDVHGQYEHQSLLSSDNQLDLLDAYGGLISEREGFASVYQSLVSANRNIAELIEKEKERAQRIDMLQFQISEIESANLKSGEEEGLVEEAGILSNVSRLMELAHGAYESIYSSEGACLTNFFKIINAFKEIANIDNKAQEALKSLQEATPLLEDAAHFLRDYKERLNFDPERLAVIQERLELIKGLKKKYRGDIESILAYKAKAEGELAGMQNAEERLESLKAEREGLKKALTEKAGMLSKKRKAVAKKIETAVVKELAELSMPDTKFSINMTTEPGDDTIDGFKANPKGIDKIDYLISPNIGEELRPLSKVASGGELSRIMLALKGILSEGDRIPVLIFDEIDAGIGGKAAETVGLKLKNLSKKHQVVCITHLPQIASYGDSHLRIEKKVKGQRTVVEIKELDKEERTMEIARMLGGNVTDASVKHAKEMLKLKGFKESGVQGVKG, from the coding sequence ATGCTTAAAGAGATTCACATTAAAAACCTTGCCATAATTGACGACATCACCATAGAGTTTGGAGACAGACTTACCGTCCTCACAGGCGAAACCGGCGCAGGCAAATCAATAATAATAGACGCCCTGTGCCTTGCCCTTGGAGAAAGGGCCTCAGGCGAAATTATCAGAAGCGGTGAAAAAGAGGCGCTTGTTGAGGCATTTTTTGATGTTCCCCTTAAAAATCTTAATCAAAAGAGCAGACAGATTTTATCTGATACTGGAACCGATACCTGTGACGGGCTGATTATGAAGAGGATTGTTTCCGCACAGGGGAAAAACCGCGCTTACATCAATGATTTCATGACCAGTGTGCAGACCCTTTCTGATATAAGCCGGAACATCATAGATGTCCATGGACAATACGAGCATCAGTCCCTTCTCTCTTCTGATAATCAACTGGACCTGCTTGATGCTTACGGCGGACTCATTTCCGAAAGAGAGGGCTTTGCCTCTGTTTACCAATCACTCGTTTCAGCAAACCGGAATATTGCAGAACTGATTGAGAAGGAAAAAGAAAGGGCGCAGAGGATTGACATGCTTCAATTCCAAATCAGCGAGATTGAATCTGCAAATCTGAAATCAGGCGAGGAAGAAGGGCTCGTTGAAGAAGCAGGAATTCTGAGCAATGTCAGCCGGCTGATGGAGCTTGCGCACGGGGCATATGAATCCATTTATTCTTCAGAGGGGGCATGCCTGACCAATTTTTTTAAAATCATAAATGCCTTTAAGGAGATTGCAAATATTGACAATAAGGCGCAGGAGGCTTTGAAATCTTTGCAGGAGGCAACGCCGCTTCTTGAGGACGCCGCACATTTTCTCAGGGACTATAAAGAGAGGCTTAATTTTGACCCCGAGAGGCTTGCGGTGATTCAGGAGAGGCTTGAGCTTATAAAAGGGCTGAAGAAAAAATACAGGGGCGATATTGAAAGCATACTTGCTTACAAAGCAAAGGCGGAGGGAGAGCTTGCCGGTATGCAGAATGCAGAGGAAAGGCTGGAATCGTTAAAGGCTGAACGCGAAGGGCTGAAGAAAGCGCTTACAGAAAAGGCAGGGATGCTTTCCAAAAAAAGGAAGGCCGTTGCAAAAAAAATAGAAACAGCGGTAGTTAAAGAACTTGCAGAGCTTTCCATGCCTGATACAAAATTTTCAATTAATATGACTACTGAACCCGGGGATGATACCATTGACGGGTTTAAGGCAAATCCAAAGGGCATAGACAAAATAGATTATCTCATCTCGCCAAATATCGGTGAGGAACTAAGGCCCCTGTCAAAAGTTGCCTCAGGCGGAGAGCTTTCAAGAATTATGCTTGCGCTAAAAGGGATTTTAAGCGAAGGAGACAGAATCCCCGTGCTTATCTTTGACGAAATAGATGCGGGCATCGGAGGCAAGGCCGCAGAGACCGTCGGACTGAAATTAAAAAATCTCTCAAAGAAGCATCAGGTAGTCTGCATTACACATCTGCCCCAGATAGCATCTTACGGAGACAGTCATTTAAGAATAGAAAAAAAGGTTAAAGGCCAACGGACCGTTGTGGAGATTAAGGAATTGGACAAAGAAGAGCGGACCATGGAGATTGCGCGCATGTTAGGCGGCAATGTCACGGATGCGTCTGTAAAACATGCAAAAGAAATGTTAAAACTAAAAGGGTTTAAGGAGTCAGGGGTTCAAGGAGTCAAGGGTTGA
- a CDS encoding 4Fe-4S binding protein, which yields MKGKITIDSKLCKGCGFCITACPKGLIVLSENFNAMGYYPAMPAGSDGCNGCGLCEVMCPDIAIEVWREE from the coding sequence ATGAAAGGCAAGATTACAATTGACAGTAAATTATGCAAGGGCTGCGGCTTTTGCATAACCGCATGCCCCAAAGGGCTGATAGTCCTTAGTGAGAATTTTAATGCAATGGGCTATTATCCTGCGATGCCGGCGGGTTCTGACGGATGCAACGGCTGCGGGCTTTGCGAGGTCATGTGTCCTGATATTGCGATTGAGGTGTGGAGGGAGGAGTAG
- the pgl gene encoding 6-phosphogluconolactonase has translation MVPVIKVFPDLEAVSLHAASIFINLSAKSIAEHGRFAAAIPGGSTPKKLFELLALEECKNKIDWSRVHFFWTDERCVPVEANESNFKLAFDLLLSKIPLPAENIHRIKGELPPEDGVQDYEKALENFFGKSGLPVFDLIILGLGKDGHTASLFPGSDALQETKRVAVAIQPVRKNFSNGLNLGKMGNPGIPRITLTLPVLNNASQIIFLVSGKSKTDIVGKILCDGTKKKQYPAGMVKPVHGNLLWLMDEEAATPPSTPQSQYQDT, from the coding sequence ATGGTACCTGTAATTAAAGTCTTCCCTGACCTGGAGGCTGTAAGCCTCCACGCAGCCTCAATTTTTATAAATCTCTCTGCAAAAAGTATTGCCGAGCACGGGAGATTTGCCGCGGCAATCCCCGGAGGCTCTACGCCAAAAAAACTATTTGAACTCCTTGCCTTAGAAGAGTGCAAAAATAAAATTGACTGGAGCCGCGTGCATTTTTTCTGGACTGATGAACGCTGTGTTCCTGTAGAAGCTAATGAGAGTAATTTCAAACTTGCCTTTGACCTGCTTTTGTCAAAAATCCCCTTGCCTGCTGAAAACATTCACAGGATTAAGGGTGAACTGCCTCCTGAGGATGGCGTGCAGGATTATGAAAAAGCGCTTGAAAATTTCTTTGGAAAATCAGGCCTGCCTGTCTTTGACCTCATAATTTTGGGGCTGGGTAAAGACGGGCACACTGCTTCGCTTTTTCCCGGCTCAGATGCGCTTCAAGAAACAAAAAGAGTTGCTGTTGCTATTCAGCCCGTTAGAAAAAACTTTTCTAACGGGCTGAATCTAGGAAAAATGGGAAACCCGGGAATTCCGCGGATAACCCTCACGCTTCCTGTTTTAAATAATGCCTCACAGATAATCTTCCTCGTATCAGGCAAGTCAAAAACAGATATTGTTGGAAAAATCCTCTGTGATGGGACTAAGAAAAAACAATATCCTGCGGGGATGGTAAAACCTGTTCACGGGAATCTTTTGTGGCTGATGGATGAGGAAGCGGCTACTCCTCCCTCCACACCTCAATCGCAATATCAGGACACATGA
- the gnd gene encoding decarboxylating 6-phosphogluconate dehydrogenase, which yields MKLGYIGLGKMGFNMVQRLLEKNHKVVAFDKNKDAMKKISRFGVIPAGSLQSLAKALPSPRLVWLMVPHRAVNSALKELMPFLQKGDTVIDGGNSNYKESMRRAMELQKRGINFLDAGVSGGPSGARNGACIMVGGKKELFKKYEGLFSDLSVKNGYGYMGKSGAGHFVKMVHNGIEYGMMQALAEGFSLIKRSDFDLDLEKIARLYNHKSVIESRLTGWLKDVFEKYGRDLKKIPGSVAHGGEGLWMVKEANKLGIPVPVIKEALNFRIKSQKNPSYAGQILSALRNQFGGHKVKDSS from the coding sequence ATGAAATTAGGGTACATCGGACTGGGGAAAATGGGATTTAACATGGTTCAGCGCCTTTTGGAAAAAAACCACAAGGTCGTTGCCTTTGATAAAAACAAAGATGCCATGAAAAAAATTTCAAGGTTTGGCGTAATACCGGCTGGTTCTTTACAATCCCTTGCCAAAGCATTGCCGTCACCGCGCCTTGTCTGGCTCATGGTGCCGCACAGGGCAGTTAATTCTGCCCTGAAAGAGCTTATGCCTTTTCTTCAAAAAGGCGACACCGTGATTGACGGTGGAAATTCAAATTACAAAGAATCCATGCGCCGCGCAATGGAACTGCAAAAAAGAGGAATAAATTTTTTGGACGCAGGCGTAAGCGGCGGACCCTCAGGCGCAAGAAACGGCGCCTGCATCATGGTGGGAGGCAAAAAAGAGCTTTTTAAAAAATATGAAGGTTTATTCAGTGATTTATCGGTAAAAAACGGGTACGGCTATATGGGTAAATCCGGGGCAGGGCATTTCGTGAAAATGGTTCATAACGGCATTGAATATGGCATGATGCAGGCGCTGGCAGAAGGGTTTAGCTTAATAAAGCGCTCAGATTTTGATTTGGATTTAGAGAAAATTGCCAGACTCTATAACCATAAAAGCGTTATTGAATCCCGCTTAACAGGCTGGCTAAAAGACGTCTTTGAAAAATACGGAAGGGATTTAAAGAAAATTCCAGGCTCGGTAGCTCATGGCGGTGAGGGACTGTGGATGGTTAAAGAGGCTAATAAACTCGGCATACCCGTGCCTGTCATTAAAGAGGCGCTAAATTTCAGGATTAAGTCACAAAAAAATCCAAGCTATGCAGGGCAAATACTCTCTGCATTGAGAAATCAGTTCGGCGGGCACAAAGTAAAGGATTCAAGTTAA
- a CDS encoding DUF362 domain-containing protein, whose protein sequence is MTNKTMGNATVYLAKTNDPYKGACEALDALKFSVTGKRVYIKPNLTGGEPSEKGMTIDIGLVRAVLERLHDCPKITIGESCSDTVKAFDELGYRQLAKEFSNVQLEDIRTSEVVWKPVPRPFHTKEMPFNATVFEHDYLINIAKMKTHSLAGVTLCLKNIFGFVPTRKQKLMYHPFIRKAVLDMNQVIKSHFCMIDGVCGNEFDEVQSTPIKTGAVLAGENLLAVDLTGGKVMGIDLHKNETYRMAMDLWGQPEIKLLGASLDEVKVAYRQGCLPSTRVRYCKETAASILYRMVNRH, encoded by the coding sequence ATGACTAATAAAACAATGGGAAATGCAACCGTCTATCTCGCCAAGACAAATGACCCCTATAAGGGAGCCTGTGAAGCCCTTGACGCCCTGAAATTCAGCGTAACGGGAAAACGGGTTTACATTAAACCCAATCTTACCGGCGGCGAGCCTTCTGAAAAGGGAATGACCATTGACATAGGGCTTGTCAGGGCAGTGCTTGAACGCCTCCACGACTGTCCGAAAATAACTATCGGTGAATCATGCAGTGATACGGTCAAGGCATTTGACGAACTGGGTTACAGGCAATTGGCTAAAGAATTCTCCAATGTCCAGCTTGAGGACATCAGGACTTCTGAAGTAGTATGGAAGCCCGTGCCGAGACCCTTTCACACGAAGGAGATGCCTTTTAACGCCACAGTCTTTGAGCATGATTATTTAATCAATATTGCAAAAATGAAGACACATTCGCTGGCAGGTGTTACCTTATGCCTTAAAAACATCTTTGGTTTTGTTCCCACGCGGAAGCAGAAACTCATGTACCATCCGTTTATCCGCAAGGCGGTGCTTGACATGAATCAGGTTATCAAAAGCCATTTCTGCATGATTGACGGCGTATGCGGCAATGAGTTTGACGAGGTTCAAAGCACGCCGATAAAGACCGGCGCTGTTTTGGCAGGAGAAAATCTGCTTGCGGTAGACCTTACAGGAGGTAAGGTTATGGGGATTGACCTGCATAAAAACGAGACTTACCGCATGGCAATGGACCTCTGGGGCCAACCAGAGATTAAACTGCTCGGCGCGTCACTTGATGAGGTTAAGGTCGCCTACCGTCAGGGATGCCTGCCTTCTACAAGAGTGCGCTATTGCAAGGAAACCGCAGCGAGCATCCTCTACCGCATGGTCAACAGGCATTAG
- a CDS encoding cytochrome P460 family protein translates to MPKAAAGDLRYHITIHKPYQNWALWPGKGKLYKGKEPHGSLLTTYVNEIALDSINKAQGMIDRSMVVKENYDANKKLMAVTVMYKVKGYNPEGGDWFWAKFDPKMEIQAEGKVKDCMDCHGTVKNNDYIFTGKVAGK, encoded by the coding sequence ATGCCAAAAGCCGCGGCAGGCGATCTGCGGTATCATATTACTATTCATAAACCATATCAAAACTGGGCGCTGTGGCCCGGTAAGGGAAAACTGTATAAAGGGAAAGAACCGCATGGCTCTTTGCTGACAACTTATGTAAATGAAATAGCGCTTGATTCAATTAATAAGGCGCAGGGTATGATAGATAGATCAATGGTCGTAAAGGAAAATTATGACGCCAATAAAAAGCTGATGGCTGTAACTGTCATGTACAAGGTAAAAGGCTATAATCCTGAGGGCGGCGACTGGTTCTGGGCAAAATTTGATCCGAAGATGGAGATTCAGGCAGAAGGGAAAGTCAAAGACTGCATGGATTGCCACGGAACCGTAAAGAATAATGATTACATATTTACGGGCAAAGTAGCGGGGAAATAA
- a CDS encoding 3-methyl-2-oxobutanoate dehydrogenase subunit VorB: MQKVLMKGNEAVAEAAVRAGCGFYAGYPITPQNEIPEYLSWRMPEAGGIFIQAESELSAINMVFGASAVGARAMTSSSSPGISLKQEGISYLAGAELPAVIVNIQRGGPGLGNISGSQADYFQAVKGGGHGDYRLLVYAPWNLQEMWDLTMKAFDKADEYRNPVMILADGVIGQMMEPLIQTAYKQPVLPPKEWALTGCAGREPNVIKSLYMQEGMLEKKNWQLKEKYDRMCQNEVMYDALYPDDADIIITAYGSSARIALSAIRRLRKEGVKAGLFRPVTLFPFPQKEIAGLCDGKRRFLTIEMNTGQMVEDVRLAVNGKAHVDFYGRPGGGMPTPEELCEVILKSIRA, translated from the coding sequence TTGCAAAAGGTATTAATGAAGGGCAATGAGGCAGTAGCAGAAGCTGCTGTTCGGGCAGGATGCGGATTTTATGCAGGCTATCCGATAACGCCGCAAAATGAAATCCCCGAGTATTTGTCATGGCGGATGCCAGAGGCAGGGGGCATCTTTATTCAGGCGGAGAGCGAACTTTCTGCAATAAACATGGTCTTTGGCGCATCTGCCGTAGGCGCAAGGGCCATGACGTCCTCCAGCAGTCCGGGCATCAGCCTCAAGCAGGAAGGGATATCATATCTTGCCGGCGCAGAGCTTCCGGCAGTTATTGTAAACATTCAAAGGGGCGGGCCCGGTCTTGGGAATATTTCCGGCAGTCAGGCAGACTATTTTCAGGCTGTAAAAGGCGGCGGGCACGGAGATTACAGACTCCTTGTTTATGCGCCGTGGAACCTGCAGGAGATGTGGGACCTTACGATGAAGGCCTTTGACAAGGCAGATGAATACAGAAATCCTGTAATGATTTTAGCCGACGGCGTGATTGGACAGATGATGGAGCCGCTGATTCAGACAGCATATAAACAGCCGGTTTTGCCGCCGAAGGAGTGGGCGCTTACCGGATGTGCAGGCAGGGAGCCTAATGTTATTAAGTCCCTCTATATGCAGGAAGGCATGCTTGAGAAAAAAAACTGGCAGCTCAAAGAAAAATACGACAGGATGTGTCAGAACGAGGTGATGTATGACGCGCTTTATCCGGACGATGCAGACATAATTATAACTGCGTATGGAAGCAGTGCGCGGATTGCACTATCGGCAATAAGACGGCTGAGAAAAGAGGGGGTTAAGGCAGGACTTTTCAGGCCTGTTACCCTTTTCCCCTTTCCTCAAAAAGAAATTGCAGGGCTTTGTGACGGGAAACGCAGATTCCTTACGATTGAGATGAACACAGGACAGATGGTTGAGGATGTAAGGCTTGCTGTAAACGGAAAAGCCCATGTGGATTTTTACGGAAGACCCGGCGGCGGCATGCCGACACCCGAAGAACTCTGCGAAGTTATACTAAAATCCATAAGGGCTTGA
- the rplM gene encoding 50S ribosomal protein L13, which yields MKTIFAKNTTVQKKWHLIDAEDKVLGRLACRVAAILRGKDKPIFTPNVDCGDFVVIINADKVRLTGAKLEHKVYRHHSSYPGGLKTRTAKNLMQTAPEEIITMAVGGMLPKSKLGKAQLKKLKVYKGADHPHHAQTPEVKGI from the coding sequence ATGAAGACTATATTTGCTAAAAACACGACTGTTCAGAAAAAGTGGCATCTTATTGATGCGGAAGACAAAGTATTGGGAAGGCTTGCATGCAGGGTTGCGGCAATACTGCGCGGCAAGGACAAGCCCATATTTACCCCGAATGTGGACTGCGGGGATTTTGTGGTTATTATCAATGCCGACAAAGTGAGACTTACAGGCGCAAAGCTTGAGCATAAGGTCTACAGGCACCATAGCAGTTATCCGGGCGGGCTTAAGACAAGGACTGCAAAAAATCTTATGCAGACGGCGCCTGAAGAAATAATCACAATGGCTGTCGGCGGCATGCTTCCGAAGAGCAAACTCGGCAAGGCGCAGCTGAAAAAATTAAAGGTCTACAAGGGTGCTGACCACCCTCATCATGCGCAAACTCCTGAAGTAAAAGGAATATAA